The region GAACACCAGTGAGAAGTGAACAGTTGACCACAAAGAATCACCCTGAAAGATATATTGACACAACACATATGAAAGAGTTCAATTTGTTGGCAGCAAAGAAGAGCAAAAGTATTTCTCCAGTTAAACCACAGATTGATTTTGTATGCAATCTGGCAGTCAGCTGATCATTGGAAAGACAGCATCCTTGTACAGTCATTTCAGGCAAGATATATTATTCTTGCAAGTGGTGGAGAAATTAGATGTCTCCGCAGCACTAGAGGGATGCAGTATAGAATCTAGTTGACCCTGCAGGCCCGGATCATGAGAAGCTGGAGGAGGATGAAGACAGGTGCCATGATAAGTCCATACCACAACTCGTGGCTTTGCTCACCCAGTTTCTGGCAGAGGAGCATCTCAAAGACAAACTTGAGGCTAAGCAAAGTGAGAATCCAGAAAAGGCGCAGCACAGCCAGGCGCTTCTCACCATCCTGGAAGAGGCGCACCGAGACAATGGTGGTGAAATAGGTGCTCAGTCCATCGGCGGCAAAGAACGGGGCAAAGACTCCCCACCAACTAAGCCCGGTCGCCACTCCATCTACCTTTAGCACCAGCAGCACTGATGTCGTCAGCAGCGCCAGGGCTTGCAGGAGCAGCTCGAAGGGCGCAAAACCCAGCCACTGCACCAACTCCCGCAGGGAAAAGAGCATCACGCCGCTCAAGGAGGAATTCGTGGATGGAGGGAACTTCCCACTGCCTGCAAAGAGCAGGCTTGGCCCGAGTGGGCCAGAACGAGCTTGGCAGTAGACAAGACTTTGTCTCTGTGTGAGTCCAAAGGCAGGGCGCTGCTGCGCATGTGCAACCGGCGACTGTTCCTGCCGAGCTCAAACGAGTGCGTCCCGGGAAGGCAGGGAGACGGAAGAGTGCACAGAGTAAcaggcgaagggggggggggagctagaaAGGGAGCCCCGTTTGTTTTCGCCGCAGCCAGTAGTCTAGTTCCGCTTCCGCCATTTTGTTTCGACTTCCGGCGCAGTCTATTGACGTATACGGAAGCAGAGCGATGCCGGGTTTGACTCAGGTGGAATGCCGAGGGAGTGGGACTTTCTCGAACGAGTTAGGATAACGAGAGGCTTAGCCGTGCGTCCGGTCCCTGGCGGGAACTGGGCGGCCCATTCGAGTTCAAACCCGTTGGAGGTTTAGTAAGGCTGCAGTAAAGAGCAAAGGTACCATTGATCATGTGCAGAGTACGGTGCCTCCTTTGCGTACTCTGACTGTAGCCTTTGTAGCTCTGGTGTGGGGATGGTTATGAGTGAtatacaaaaggcaagggagacctggattcaaattccctggcagctcactgggtaaccttgccAATCATTCGGTGTGAtttgtgagagtaaaatggagtCGGGGAGAACTGCGAGTGTTGCCTCGAATTCCTTTGCATGAAAGGCAGGGTAAGAATGTGACAGATGGCTGTGCAGCGCTAGTCAGTTGTAGGCAAAGCAAGGAAGAGTCCTGAGTTACCTTAAATATTAAGTTATTgtggtagaagcttttgtgagcTTGTCAAATGCCTACACTGTTACACTTAGTTGGCAGATGTACatagagagggggggaaatgtaaatagttagctcAAAAGGCCATGAAATACAATACAGTTTTTGATATTTCTTTGCCAAACAGAAATGTATACAAGACAACTGCAGTGATTCTTCATAATGATGATATAGCCTGTTAATAAATgagaattatttttaaagacttaAGCAAAAAGTAGTTCATAAAGCATGGTAAAGCAAAGACCAATCTTTGTTGATCGTTCAGGTTATGTATTAGAAGGTAAATTTGCTACTTTCATGATATACTGTGATTAACAAGTAGTTATGCAGATTTGTGCTAGTGTGGTCAATGACTTCGGTCTTCCTAAAATTAGTCCATTATGTTTTTAAATTGGCCACTATCTATAAGCAAAGGCCAGAGAGAGACCGCAGAGGATGGTTTCTCTGGGCCTTTTGTTTTAAGTAAGACAGAACCTCCAGGCAGTTCTCCCCCTACTGGCCTTTCCTATGAAGGCTTAGATGAATAATCTTTTTCCACTGGCTCACCGGCCCATGTTTGGTGGTTATCATAATAAATGGGGGGATGCCTGCAATGAATCTGAGCAGATTCAGAAGTGGGAAAGAACAGCTTGATTAAGAAGCAGAGAATGATGCAGGCCAGAGCAAGCAACATAatgaaagaagggaaaggaagcaagAAGGTAGGAGAGTCTCTTGACCAAGAAAGGGACGTGAAGGAGTTCGGTATGTCGTTGAAGGCAAGGAGATGGAGAGCTTGAATGGTGAAGGCTTGAATGCCAGAAAGAGCATGCCAGTATAGGAACTCAGAAAAAGGGAGGAATGATTATGTTTATAGGAGAGAAAGAGGACTCCTGTGATTTACTAGAGACAGAGCCAAGTCTGGAAGACTTTGGACCAAGTCTGCCATAACTCTTTGGCTCCTATGTGGTCTTGGTAAAAGTAATTGTCCCTTGAGGCTCAGTTCTGTATCTGTGAAATTAGAACTGTAGCATCTTTGTCAAGTTGTTTTGAGGACAAACTCATTAAGCTTTTGTCACAGTTTACATTTTCAAAGTGCTGTACTGAAATTGGTTCATTGGAAGACCAAATTATTAGACTGACTAGTATTTGTGTGGGAAAAGACAAGCTTTTGAGTTTTGTGGATGAGTTCCAAAATACCCTGAGATGTCTGGAGAGAAGAGAAGTGGTGCTTATGGTCTTTTACTTTGCAAGTCTCTTGCAGTGTTCCAAATTTATGCATTTGTTCAGTGTTAGTGTCACAATCTATGACTCTCTACCTCAAGTTGTGTTTGAAACATGGAGCTATCCAGGTGCTGGTGTCTGCATTTGGATC is a window of Heteronotia binoei isolate CCM8104 ecotype False Entrance Well chromosome 12, APGP_CSIRO_Hbin_v1, whole genome shotgun sequence DNA encoding:
- the TMEM203 gene encoding transmembrane protein 203, whose amino-acid sequence is MLFSLRELVQWLGFAPFELLLQALALLTTSVLLVLKVDGVATGLSWWGVFAPFFAADGLSTYFTTIVSVRLFQDGEKRLAVLRLFWILTLLSLKFVFEMLLCQKLGEQSHELWYGLIMAPVFILLQLLMIRACRVN